Proteins encoded together in one Lysinibacillus sp. FSL K6-0232 window:
- the ffh gene encoding signal recognition particle protein: MAFEGLAERLQGTIQKIKGKGKVSEQDVKEMMREVRFALIEADVNLKVVKEFVKKVSERAVGVDVMQSLTPGQQVIKIVQDELTALMGGEQSPIKFNTKPPTVIMMVGLQGAGKTTTTGKLANILRKKYNRKPLLVAADVYRPAAVQQLQTLGKQLSLPVFSLGTDISPVEIARQAMEKAKEEHHDVVIIDTAGRLHIDEDLMQELKDIRALKEPDEVFLVVDAMTGQDAVNVAESFNEAIGITGVVLTKLDGDTRGGAALSIRSVTEKPIKFVGMGEKMDALEPFHPERMASRILGMGDVLSLIEKAQANVDEAKAKELEEKFKSQTFTFDDFVEQLQQVKKMGPLDEILKMLPGANKIKGLDNVKVDDKQMGRVEAIIYSMTPAEKTNPEIINGSRKKRIAKGSGTSIQEVNRLLKQFDDMKKMMKQMTGMASGKGKKKMKLPGLDSLFK, translated from the coding sequence ATGGCTTTTGAAGGATTAGCGGAACGACTCCAAGGAACGATCCAAAAGATTAAAGGCAAAGGGAAAGTATCAGAGCAAGATGTAAAAGAAATGATGCGAGAAGTCCGATTTGCTTTAATTGAGGCGGATGTTAACTTAAAAGTAGTCAAAGAATTCGTAAAAAAGGTGAGTGAGCGTGCTGTTGGTGTAGATGTTATGCAAAGCTTAACACCAGGTCAGCAAGTCATTAAAATTGTACAGGATGAATTAACAGCATTAATGGGTGGCGAACAAAGCCCCATTAAATTTAATACAAAGCCGCCAACTGTTATTATGATGGTTGGGCTGCAAGGTGCAGGGAAAACAACAACTACAGGTAAACTGGCGAATATTTTACGAAAAAAATATAATCGTAAACCATTACTAGTTGCCGCTGACGTTTATCGCCCAGCAGCTGTTCAACAATTACAGACGTTAGGGAAACAGTTATCTTTACCTGTTTTTTCGTTAGGCACTGATATATCCCCTGTGGAAATCGCACGGCAGGCAATGGAGAAAGCGAAAGAAGAGCATCATGATGTCGTGATTATTGATACAGCGGGTCGTCTGCATATAGATGAGGACTTAATGCAGGAATTAAAAGATATTCGTGCATTAAAAGAACCAGATGAAGTATTCCTTGTGGTCGATGCAATGACAGGTCAGGATGCTGTCAATGTAGCAGAGAGCTTTAATGAAGCAATCGGTATTACAGGGGTCGTGTTAACAAAGCTTGATGGCGATACACGTGGTGGTGCAGCACTCTCCATTCGTTCCGTTACAGAGAAACCAATTAAGTTTGTCGGAATGGGCGAAAAAATGGATGCGCTTGAGCCATTCCATCCAGAGCGTATGGCATCACGTATTCTTGGCATGGGTGATGTGCTATCACTTATTGAAAAAGCACAAGCAAATGTGGATGAGGCAAAGGCGAAGGAACTTGAAGAAAAATTCAAATCCCAAACCTTTACATTTGATGATTTTGTAGAGCAATTACAGCAAGTAAAAAAAATGGGCCCATTAGATGAAATTTTAAAAATGCTTCCAGGCGCTAACAAAATAAAAGGCTTAGATAATGTAAAAGTAGATGACAAGCAAATGGGTCGTGTAGAAGCCATTATCTATTCAATGACGCCTGCTGAAAAGACCAACCCAGAGATTATTAATGGTAGCCGTAAAAAGCGTATTGCAAAAGGCTCAGGAACGTCTATTCAAGAGGTTAATCGTTTACTTAAGCAATTTGATGATATGAAAAAAATGATGAAGCAAATGACTGGTATGGCGAGTGGCAAAGGAAAGAAAAAAATGAAATTACCAGGCCTTGATTCATTGTTTAAATAA
- the rpsP gene encoding 30S ribosomal protein S16, whose product MAVKIRLKRMGAKKSPFYRIVVADARSPRDGRQIETVGTYNPLTQPATVNIDEEKALKWLADGAKPSDTVRNLFSEQGIMEKFHNQKFSK is encoded by the coding sequence ATGGCAGTTAAAATTCGCTTAAAACGTATGGGAGCTAAAAAATCTCCTTTCTATCGTATCGTAGTTGCAGACGCTCGTTCACCACGTGATGGTCGTCAAATTGAAACAGTAGGTACTTACAACCCACTAACTCAACCAGCTACTGTAAACATTGATGAAGAGAAAGCTCTTAAATGGTTAGCTGACGGTGCAAAACCATCAGATACAGTGCGTAACCTGTTCTCAGAACAAGGTATCATGGAAAAATTCCATAACCAAAAATTCAGTAAATAA
- a CDS encoding KH domain-containing protein: MKQLIEAIVLPLVDYPQEVRIETDENANRIVYKLFVHPEDRGKVIGKQGRVAKAIRTIVYSAAGSHHQKKTYVDILD, from the coding sequence TTGAAGCAGCTGATTGAAGCAATCGTTTTACCACTAGTCGATTATCCACAGGAAGTTCGTATTGAAACGGATGAAAATGCAAATCGAATTGTTTATAAACTTTTTGTTCATCCAGAGGATCGAGGGAAAGTCATAGGCAAGCAAGGGCGAGTAGCGAAAGCAATTCGTACAATTGTTTATTCAGCGGCAGGTAGTCACCATCAAAAGAAGACCTACGTCGATATATTGGATTAA